One window from the genome of Gimesia aquarii encodes:
- a CDS encoding MerR family transcriptional regulator has translation MSEFLTPKQVARAIQVSESSVKRWCDKGTISTHYTAGGHRRILLSVLIDFLRSSKYELIRPEVLGLPATTGQTVRVIDRAASQITDALLNGDEEQCRQIVFDLYLAEHSMSSICDLVFVKAFETIGDRWKCGDAEIYQERLACEITVRVFHELRMLLPPPPPEAPIAIGGTVEGDLYSLATTMVELVLRDNKWNAVSLGSNLPFKTLAAAIKQQRPRLIWLSVSHLKDEANFIRGYTELYDEFGLDVAFVVGGRALNEKIRHQIKYAAFCDNMQHLEGFGQTLLNATEKSTK, from the coding sequence ATGAGTGAATTCCTGACCCCAAAACAAGTTGCGCGTGCGATTCAAGTGAGTGAATCCTCCGTTAAACGATGGTGCGATAAGGGCACGATTTCCACTCATTACACAGCTGGCGGACACCGTCGTATTTTGCTTTCCGTGCTAATCGACTTTTTAAGATCGAGTAAATATGAGCTGATTCGTCCAGAAGTCCTCGGTTTACCGGCAACAACAGGTCAGACAGTTCGTGTAATTGACCGAGCTGCGTCACAAATCACCGATGCACTGTTGAATGGCGATGAAGAACAATGCCGCCAAATTGTGTTTGATCTGTATCTTGCAGAACACAGTATGAGTTCTATCTGCGACTTAGTATTCGTGAAAGCATTTGAAACAATCGGTGACCGATGGAAATGCGGCGATGCTGAGATCTACCAAGAACGCCTTGCTTGTGAAATTACTGTGCGTGTGTTTCACGAATTACGCATGCTACTCCCACCACCACCACCAGAAGCTCCAATCGCAATTGGCGGTACTGTTGAAGGTGATTTATATTCTCTTGCTACAACAATGGTTGAACTGGTTCTTCGCGATAACAAATGGAATGCAGTCTCCCTTGGCTCCAACCTGCCATTTAAGACACTCGCTGCGGCCATTAAACAACAGAGACCCCGGTTGATCTGGCTCAGTGTCAGCCACTTGAAAGATGAAGCGAATTTTATCCGTGGTTACACAGAGCTCTATGATGAATTTGGACTGGACGTTGCCTTCGTAGTCGGTGGCCGTGCTTTGAATGAGAAAATTCGACATCAAATTAAATATGCTGCCTTCTGCGATAATATGCAACATTTAGAAGGATTTGGGCAGACACTACTCAACGCCACCGAAAAATCAACAAAGTAG
- a CDS encoding sigma-70 family RNA polymerase sigma factor: protein MNSTKDNLKERVLKLLDVEIDFVSNRSFNSPDFELETLKGLNFPKSAASNFSMQDKQSQNLSPHLARLCEAEVLSVDEERALFRRMNFLKFKANSLRSQLDPDFPDLEKINAIDLAMHESENIRNYIFRSNMRLVVSIIKKCVTPYITFEDLLSDGIWTLMKAVDKFDYDRGFRFSTYAYRAISNYAYRKIADRKKETTRFTQAPHDRVLEETRDSKRSMMGEQPWEEISSVLTKTIDKLDQREQFIVQGRFALGNFRSIKTFQKLADELGISKERVRQLEQRAVAKLRSMVEDAKYDMLRELAGF from the coding sequence ATGAATTCCACTAAAGATAATTTAAAAGAACGTGTTTTAAAATTATTAGACGTCGAGATTGATTTTGTTTCCAATCGGTCATTTAACAGCCCAGATTTCGAATTGGAAACTCTAAAAGGTCTAAACTTTCCAAAATCAGCTGCGTCCAATTTTTCGATGCAAGACAAACAGTCTCAAAATCTGTCGCCGCATTTAGCACGTCTCTGTGAGGCTGAAGTCCTTTCAGTTGATGAGGAACGAGCACTTTTTCGACGAATGAACTTTCTCAAATTCAAAGCTAATTCTCTTCGGTCACAGCTTGATCCTGATTTCCCGGATCTGGAAAAAATTAATGCCATTGATTTGGCAATGCATGAGTCAGAGAATATTCGTAATTATATTTTTCGCTCTAATATGCGACTTGTTGTATCAATCATCAAAAAGTGTGTTACCCCCTATATTACTTTTGAAGATTTACTGAGTGATGGCATCTGGACATTGATGAAAGCTGTTGACAAGTTTGATTATGATCGTGGTTTTCGTTTTAGTACGTATGCATATCGGGCTATTTCAAACTATGCATATCGGAAGATTGCCGATCGCAAAAAAGAAACGACGCGATTCACCCAGGCACCTCATGATCGTGTGCTAGAGGAGACAAGAGATTCAAAACGCTCCATGATGGGTGAGCAACCTTGGGAAGAAATATCTAGTGTGCTGACAAAAACAATTGATAAATTAGATCAACGTGAGCAGTTCATCGTTCAAGGACGTTTTGCACTTGGAAATTTTCGCAGTATTAAGACATTTCAGAAACTTGCCGATGAACTTGGGATTTCTAAAGAGCGAGTCAGGCAACTTGAGCAACGTGCTGTTGCTAAACTACGTTCGATGGTTGAAGATGCAAAGTACGACATGTTACGTGAATTAGCAGGTTTTTAG
- a CDS encoding DUF1295 domain-containing protein, producing the protein MNPWLMILIGWFSMAIVMSLLWGLQRRTNDAGIVDVAWGMGVGLLALFFTWGSTDGDLTRRIIIATLSLVWALRLSAYILWRVFTMPEDGRYQSLKKDWGTVAQLKLFWFFQFQAIGSLLFALPMLIAARGTSSLGIFDLLGICIWLIAIIGELIADWQLARFRAKTENQGQVCQEGLWKYSRHPNYFFEWLHWWAYVCLAVTAPWGWITILGPLLMLHFILNVTGIPPTEAQALKSRGDAYREYQRTTSAFFPWRPKLEKVTI; encoded by the coding sequence GTGAACCCGTGGTTGATGATACTCATTGGTTGGTTCTCGATGGCGATTGTGATGTCCTTATTATGGGGCTTGCAGCGTCGTACAAATGATGCAGGAATTGTTGATGTTGCCTGGGGAATGGGAGTTGGCTTGCTTGCTCTGTTTTTCACGTGGGGTAGTACAGATGGTGACTTGACGCGAAGAATAATCATCGCAACGCTTTCACTCGTCTGGGCGCTACGTTTGAGTGCGTATATTTTGTGGCGTGTTTTTACCATGCCCGAGGATGGTCGTTATCAGTCTTTGAAAAAAGACTGGGGCACGGTGGCACAATTAAAGCTGTTCTGGTTCTTTCAATTCCAGGCGATCGGCAGCCTTCTGTTTGCATTACCCATGTTAATTGCTGCACGTGGTACATCATCTCTAGGTATTTTTGATCTTCTCGGAATCTGCATCTGGCTTATTGCCATTATTGGCGAACTCATCGCCGATTGGCAACTTGCTCGATTTCGAGCGAAGACTGAAAATCAGGGGCAAGTTTGTCAGGAAGGGCTTTGGAAGTATTCACGGCATCCGAACTATTTTTTTGAATGGCTACATTGGTGGGCTTATGTGTGCCTGGCGGTAACTGCGCCTTGGGGGTGGATCACCATCTTAGGGCCACTATTGATGCTGCATTTCATTCTTAACGTAACTGGAATTCCACCAACCGAAGCACAAGCGTTAAAGAGCCGCGGGGATGCCTATCGAGAGTATCAGAGAACAACGAGCGCGTTCTTTCCCTGGCGACCAAAATTGGAAAAGGTAACAATATGA
- a CDS encoding DUF1365 domain-containing protein codes for MESGIYEGWVRHRRFAPVEHSFLNRIFLMYLDLDELDNVFRGRLLWSVNRTALARFYRKDHLGDPQKSLSESVREIVVQNGYPKPEGPIRLLTHLRYFGFVMNPVSFYFCFDRNSEHLQNVVAEVNNTPWGEQHCYVLDAAQFTKGSNRKPIEKEFHVSPFMPMDMQYYWRLSEPQDTLMINIENHQLKQKKFDVTMQLQRREITSASLMRSLLRFPLMTYYVFVAIYWQALRLWIKRVPFYPHPKHSKSTEQSTNSAKS; via the coding sequence ATGGAAAGCGGCATCTACGAAGGTTGGGTCCGACACCGGCGATTCGCACCAGTTGAACACAGCTTTCTAAATCGAATATTTTTGATGTATCTGGATCTTGATGAACTCGACAACGTTTTTCGAGGTCGTTTGTTATGGTCAGTGAACAGAACGGCTCTCGCTCGATTCTATCGAAAGGATCACTTAGGCGATCCGCAAAAATCACTCTCTGAATCTGTGCGAGAAATTGTAGTTCAAAACGGCTATCCCAAACCAGAAGGACCGATTCGGTTACTAACTCATTTGCGATATTTTGGCTTTGTGATGAATCCGGTATCTTTTTACTTTTGTTTTGACCGCAATTCTGAACATCTTCAAAATGTTGTGGCTGAAGTCAATAATACACCTTGGGGAGAACAACATTGTTATGTTTTAGATGCGGCTCAATTCACTAAGGGAAGTAACAGGAAACCAATTGAAAAGGAGTTTCATGTCTCACCATTTATGCCGATGGACATGCAATATTACTGGCGGTTGTCTGAGCCTCAAGATACTTTGATGATCAATATTGAAAATCACCAATTGAAACAAAAGAAATTTGACGTAACGATGCAGCTTCAGCGACGTGAAATTACATCAGCAAGTTTGATGCGATCACTGCTTCGTTTTCCATTGATGACTTATTATGTATTTGTCGCAATTTACTGGCAAGCTTTACGTTTGTGGATCAAAAGAGTGCCGTTTTATCCACATCCAAAACATTCGAAATCTACAGAACAAAGCACGAATTCCGCAAAATCATGA
- a CDS encoding SAM-dependent methyltransferase, protein MTALNNTIDNRKLDSSTQLGITNSISRSFLIKRLKRLIQGHVILNDRQEQLCFGEQNASLRVEVTIHNPRFYRRAVSGGGLGIAQALIDGDWTCNDLTALIRIFIRNSEVTDRFDGGLAWFRQMTARTGHWLKKNTRFGATRNIREHYDLGNDFYRLFLDETMNYSSGVFEYPEDTMQDASIAKMTRACRNLNLQPDDHLVEIGTGWGGLAIYAAENYGCRVTTTTISREQYDLAVERVKNAGLTDQVSVLLRDYRDLQGKFDKLVSIEMIEAVGHQYFDTFFRKCSNLLRDDGLMLLQSIVIKDQRFKEYLRNVDFIRKYIFPGGCLPSVSAMLQSTTKVTDMRLLQLEDIAPHYAQTLRCWQQQFNNHLDQVRDLGYSESFIRMWNYYFSYCEAAFEERQCNTVQMLFAKPESRFDLVKHSFETAGFSRQET, encoded by the coding sequence ATGACAGCACTTAACAACACGATTGACAATCGAAAGCTAGATTCTTCCACACAACTTGGAATAACTAATTCTATTTCTCGTAGTTTTTTGATCAAGCGATTGAAGCGGTTGATTCAGGGACATGTCATTCTCAATGATCGGCAAGAGCAACTCTGCTTTGGTGAGCAAAACGCAAGCTTGCGAGTTGAGGTTACAATTCATAACCCGCGCTTCTACCGACGTGCTGTTTCAGGAGGCGGGCTCGGAATTGCGCAGGCGTTGATCGATGGTGACTGGACTTGCAATGATTTGACGGCGCTCATTCGTATTTTTATTCGAAATTCGGAGGTAACAGATCGGTTTGATGGAGGCCTTGCCTGGTTTCGACAGATGACGGCAAGAACAGGACACTGGTTAAAAAAAAATACTCGATTTGGGGCGACTCGTAACATTCGCGAACATTACGATTTAGGAAATGATTTTTATCGATTGTTTCTTGATGAGACGATGAACTATTCAAGTGGAGTATTTGAATATCCTGAAGATACCATGCAGGATGCTTCGATTGCAAAAATGACACGTGCTTGTCGAAATTTGAATTTGCAACCTGATGACCATCTGGTTGAAATCGGCACAGGTTGGGGAGGCCTCGCGATCTATGCTGCAGAGAATTATGGTTGCCGAGTCACAACGACGACCATTTCACGCGAACAATATGATTTGGCAGTCGAACGAGTAAAAAATGCAGGACTTACAGATCAGGTCTCGGTTTTGCTGCGTGATTATCGCGACTTACAAGGGAAATTTGATAAATTAGTTTCAATAGAAATGATTGAAGCTGTTGGCCATCAATATTTTGATACGTTTTTCCGAAAGTGCAGTAACTTGCTTCGAGATGATGGATTGATGTTGCTGCAGAGTATTGTGATCAAAGATCAGCGTTTCAAGGAGTATTTGAGAAATGTTGATTTTATTCGCAAGTACATTTTTCCAGGCGGTTGCCTCCCATCAGTTTCGGCAATGCTGCAATCCACTACTAAAGTGACTGATATGCGTTTGTTGCAATTGGAAGATATTGCTCCACATTACGCGCAAACATTACGATGCTGGCAGCAACAGTTTAATAATCATTTAGACCAGGTTCGAGATCTAGGGTATTCTGAGTCATTTATTCGGATGTGGAATTACTATTTTAGCTACTGTGAGGCTGCGTTTGAAGAACGTCAATGTAATACCGTTCAAATGTTATTTGCCAAACCAGAAAGTCGCTTCGACTTGGTCAAGCATTCCTTTGAGACAGCTGGTTTCTCCAGACAGGAGACGTGA
- a CDS encoding cupin domain-containing protein — translation MPFIDINTVKPLEVLPGCKMRTPYGENLMLSYLEMDEGAVVPLHDHPHEQGGMLLKGKLEFTMGDEIRIVEAGAMFIIPPNTPHKVIAIDGPAVVLDVFTPVREDYAELYNKYIPVTDGDS, via the coding sequence ATGCCGTTTATTGACATCAATACAGTAAAACCGTTAGAAGTTCTTCCCGGCTGTAAAATGCGTACTCCCTATGGTGAAAATTTGATGTTGTCTTATCTGGAAATGGATGAGGGGGCAGTTGTGCCTTTGCACGATCATCCCCATGAGCAGGGAGGGATGTTATTGAAAGGCAAATTAGAATTTACTATGGGAGACGAGATACGGATTGTCGAGGCTGGCGCGATGTTTATTATCCCTCCAAATACGCCACACAAAGTCATCGCCATCGATGGGCCAGCTGTTGTTCTGGATGTATTTACCCCAGTTCGCGAAGATTATGCAGAGCTGTATAACAAATATATTCCCGTAACAGATGGGGATTCTTAA
- a CDS encoding NAD(P)/FAD-dependent oxidoreductase, whose protein sequence is MKIAIIGGGISGLTSAYGLYQHHELTLFEANSYIGGHTNTIDVELDGERHAIDTGFIVFNYNTYPNFTRILNDLDIASQPTSMSFSMKCARTGLEYRGADLNGLFAQRRNLLSFRFYRLLKDILRFNKQSLSILASKEESQTVGEYLTRERYSKEFLEQYFLPMGSAIWSCPLGVFEKFPIRFIVEFYQNHGILAIRDLPQWRVIRGGSKCYVEAMITRFASSIRTNSPVISVIRNEDFVEICPRGGSPERFDHVIFACHSDQALNILGENAAPVERELLSAFPYEKNVAQLHTDISVLPRNRRAWACWNYFAPPGSNEKATVTYNMNLLQNLNSSNTFSVTLNGEDRVDPNKVIRRINYEHPIFSVGRAAAQRRHSEVINQRRTSFCGAYWGNGFHEDGVNSALTVCDALNGTRETWKAASTKVGSDTGDSHQLNTAF, encoded by the coding sequence TTGAAAATTGCGATCATTGGCGGTGGTATTTCGGGGCTAACTTCCGCCTATGGCTTATATCAGCATCATGAACTGACATTGTTTGAAGCGAATAGTTATATTGGCGGTCATACAAATACAATTGATGTAGAACTTGATGGTGAGCGTCATGCCATTGATACAGGATTCATTGTTTTTAATTACAATACATACCCAAACTTTACACGAATATTGAATGATCTAGATATCGCATCGCAACCCACTTCAATGAGTTTCAGTATGAAGTGTGCTCGAACGGGACTGGAATATCGGGGGGCTGATTTAAATGGCTTGTTCGCCCAAAGACGAAATTTGCTAAGCTTCCGTTTTTATCGACTTTTAAAAGATATTCTACGCTTCAACAAACAATCTCTTTCTATTTTAGCATCGAAAGAGGAATCTCAAACTGTAGGCGAATATCTTACACGTGAACGTTACTCGAAAGAGTTTCTGGAACAATATTTTCTACCCATGGGTTCGGCTATCTGGTCTTGTCCACTCGGAGTTTTTGAAAAATTTCCCATCCGTTTTATTGTCGAGTTTTATCAAAATCACGGTATTTTGGCGATCAGGGATTTACCTCAGTGGAGAGTCATTCGTGGCGGTTCGAAATGTTACGTTGAAGCAATGATAACACGGTTTGCATCCTCGATTCGTACAAATTCTCCGGTTATTTCAGTGATTCGAAACGAAGATTTTGTTGAAATCTGTCCACGCGGCGGTTCACCTGAACGATTTGATCATGTCATTTTTGCGTGTCATAGTGATCAAGCCTTGAATATACTAGGTGAAAATGCAGCACCTGTTGAACGTGAATTACTTTCGGCATTTCCCTACGAAAAAAACGTAGCTCAATTACATACTGATATATCAGTCTTGCCGCGGAATCGGAGAGCGTGGGCATGTTGGAATTATTTTGCACCACCTGGTAGCAATGAGAAAGCGACCGTGACATACAATATGAATTTATTGCAAAATCTGAATTCCAGTAACACTTTTAGCGTGACTCTCAATGGTGAGGATCGTGTGGATCCGAATAAAGTCATTCGTAGGATCAACTATGAACATCCTATTTTTAGTGTCGGACGTGCTGCTGCACAACGACGTCATTCAGAAGTCATCAATCAGCGGCGTACATCATTTTGTGGTGCTTATTGGGGGAATGGTTTTCACGAAGATGGTGTGAATAGTGCATTGACTGTTTGTGATGCGTTAAACGGAACAAGAGAAACATGGAAAGCGGCATCTACGAAGGTTGGGTCCGACACCGGCGATTCGCACCAGTTGAACACAGCTTTCTAA
- a CDS encoding FMN-binding negative transcriptional regulator: protein MYVPSAFSITDLNELHNFIEQHSFATLISQKDNEPFASHLPVLLDRNQGKQGRLIGHFAKANPHAEMKQHQSVLTIFHGPHAYISPTWYEDPDTVPTWNYLAVHVYGRYSQIEDPKELKGILEQYVDFFEASQPAQWSIQNVDSTLINKLLKGIFGFTIEIDRIEGKFKLNQNHSVERQKKVINHLKKQRGDNPQAIASLMLAQLSD from the coding sequence ATGTATGTGCCATCTGCTTTCAGCATTACAGATTTGAATGAACTTCATAATTTTATAGAACAACACAGTTTTGCGACTCTGATTTCCCAAAAGGATAATGAACCATTTGCCAGCCATTTACCTGTTTTACTTGATCGCAATCAGGGCAAACAGGGTAGATTAATTGGTCATTTTGCAAAAGCGAATCCACATGCCGAGATGAAACAGCACCAGAGTGTGCTCACCATTTTCCATGGTCCCCACGCTTATATCTCACCAACCTGGTACGAAGACCCAGATACGGTTCCCACTTGGAATTATCTCGCCGTACATGTTTATGGACGCTATTCCCAAATTGAAGATCCAAAAGAATTGAAGGGCATTCTTGAGCAATATGTTGACTTTTTTGAAGCCTCTCAACCTGCTCAATGGTCGATACAAAATGTAGACTCTACGCTCATCAACAAGCTACTGAAAGGGATCTTCGGATTTACAATTGAGATCGACCGCATTGAAGGCAAATTCAAACTCAACCAGAACCACTCTGTTGAACGACAAAAAAAAGTCATCAATCATTTAAAGAAACAACGTGGCGACAACCCTCAAGCCATCGCCTCGCTGATGCTTGCACAATTATCTGATTAA
- a CDS encoding SAM-dependent methyltransferase, with translation MKMDRIINLTIGLIEKGWVPDRLIRQAIRHLCKKRLSSLDAGSNEVNESNQQAFIELAKQSPIALVPEKANEQHYEVPAEFYDLVLGHRRKYSCCYWPDGVTTLDEAEEAALRETCEHAQLEDGMQILELGCGWGSLSLWIVENYPHCRLTAVSNSHSQRVFIEQQAIGKGVSDRLTVITADMNDFTTSQKFDRVVSVEMFEHMRNYKTLLNHIANWLTDEGKLFVHIFCHRKFAYPFNDENADDWMARHFFSGGIMPSDDLLSHFADHMRVEKQWRWDGQHYQRTSEAWLSNLDRQSDQLMPILTATYGEQEASRWQMRWRLFFLAVAELFGYLNGEEWYVSHYLLEPVQSLDQNDKLKMLSRSENQYSAI, from the coding sequence ATGAAAATGGACCGAATCATTAATTTGACTATTGGATTAATCGAAAAAGGTTGGGTTCCAGACCGTTTGATAAGGCAAGCCATTCGCCATTTGTGCAAGAAGCGTCTGAGTTCGCTTGATGCAGGAAGCAACGAAGTCAATGAGTCAAACCAACAAGCCTTTATCGAGTTAGCGAAGCAGAGCCCGATTGCATTGGTACCAGAAAAAGCAAACGAACAACACTACGAAGTTCCCGCAGAGTTCTATGATCTTGTGTTAGGACACCGCCGCAAATACAGTTGTTGCTATTGGCCAGATGGTGTTACTACACTAGACGAAGCAGAAGAAGCGGCCCTTCGAGAGACTTGTGAACATGCACAGCTTGAGGATGGTATGCAGATTCTTGAACTGGGATGTGGGTGGGGTTCACTGTCGCTTTGGATCGTTGAGAACTATCCGCATTGTCGGTTAACGGCAGTATCTAATTCACATTCACAGCGTGTATTTATTGAACAGCAGGCAATTGGAAAGGGGGTTTCCGACCGCTTAACTGTTATTACGGCTGACATGAATGACTTCACGACTTCACAGAAGTTTGATCGTGTCGTGTCTGTCGAAATGTTTGAGCACATGAGGAATTACAAAACGCTTTTAAATCACATTGCTAACTGGTTGACAGATGAAGGCAAGCTCTTCGTGCATATATTTTGTCACCGCAAGTTTGCTTACCCCTTCAATGATGAAAACGCCGATGATTGGATGGCGCGTCATTTCTTCTCAGGTGGCATTATGCCAAGTGATGATTTATTATCCCACTTTGCAGACCACATGCGCGTAGAGAAACAGTGGCGGTGGGATGGTCAACATTATCAGCGCACTTCTGAAGCATGGTTATCAAATCTTGATCGACAAAGTGATCAACTCATGCCAATTCTTACCGCCACCTACGGTGAGCAAGAGGCAAGTCGCTGGCAAATGCGTTGGCGTCTCTTTTTCCTGGCTGTTGCAGAACTATTTGGTTACCTAAATGGTGAAGAGTGGTACGTGTCGCATTATCTGCTGGAACCTGTGCAGAGTCTTGATCAAAATGATAAATTAAAAATGCTGTCTAGATCAGAAAATCAATATTCTGCTATCTAA
- the rny gene encoding ribonuclease Y: protein MFTEVAIGAGLAFIVGAIIGYFFDRIRRGSAYQSYAQILKQAEIDSENLLKSQKLEAKEELLQRREALEEDVNKQREELWSIEKKLSKREATLEDQQADFLKKEGMIQATQSKLASRSKVVEAREQELERALKSQQEELFKISGLDRETASKMLLDRLDGDLKNETGALILKHQAELKQTCDKIARETIGMAVQRFASGHVAETTVSTVELPEEEMKGRIIGREGRNIRAFEKATGVDVIVDDTPGVVVVSAFDNVRRQIGKMSLQKLVNDGRIHPARIEEVVEETQKELEEYIQTMGQNACQEVNISGVNPKLIDLLGRLHFRTSYSQNVLRHSIEVSALTGIMAEQLGLDGTIARRCGLFHDVGKAADHEMEGGHPAVGAQLLKRYGESQEVVHAAAGHHDDIRPDYIYTVLVAAADACSASRPGARRDTLEKYVRRLEELETLVCGFPGVDHTYAIQAGREVRVIVDSDQVNDREAAKMCKDIAKAIEETLTYPGEVRVTVMRESRTIEYAR, encoded by the coding sequence ATGTTTACTGAAGTTGCTATTGGGGCTGGCCTGGCGTTTATCGTCGGGGCTATCATTGGTTATTTTTTTGATCGAATTCGCCGCGGATCCGCTTACCAATCGTATGCACAGATTCTGAAACAAGCAGAAATCGATTCAGAAAATTTGCTCAAGAGCCAAAAGCTGGAAGCCAAAGAAGAGTTGTTGCAACGTCGAGAAGCTCTTGAAGAAGATGTTAACAAACAACGAGAAGAGCTATGGTCAATTGAAAAGAAACTTAGTAAACGAGAAGCCACTTTAGAGGATCAGCAAGCAGATTTCCTCAAAAAGGAAGGCATGATTCAGGCAACTCAATCTAAACTTGCATCCCGATCCAAGGTGGTTGAAGCCAGAGAACAGGAACTCGAGCGCGCCCTTAAAAGCCAGCAAGAAGAACTGTTTAAAATTAGTGGACTTGATCGCGAGACTGCTTCCAAAATGTTATTGGATCGTTTGGATGGAGATTTGAAGAATGAAACCGGGGCACTCATTCTCAAGCATCAAGCTGAATTAAAACAGACGTGTGATAAAATTGCGCGTGAGACGATTGGGATGGCCGTTCAGCGGTTTGCCTCTGGTCATGTAGCAGAAACAACAGTTTCCACTGTAGAATTGCCAGAAGAAGAAATGAAAGGTCGGATTATCGGTCGCGAGGGTCGCAATATTCGCGCTTTTGAAAAAGCGACTGGCGTTGATGTGATTGTAGACGATACTCCGGGGGTCGTTGTGGTGTCTGCATTTGATAATGTGCGGCGTCAGATTGGTAAAATGTCTCTTCAGAAATTAGTCAACGACGGCCGAATTCATCCTGCTCGTATCGAAGAAGTTGTAGAGGAAACTCAGAAAGAGCTTGAAGAGTATATTCAGACAATGGGACAGAATGCCTGTCAGGAAGTGAATATCTCAGGGGTGAATCCCAAGTTGATCGACTTGTTGGGGAGACTCCATTTTCGTACAAGTTATAGTCAAAATGTGTTAAGGCATTCAATCGAGGTTTCTGCGTTAACTGGTATTATGGCAGAACAACTTGGTCTGGATGGTACGATTGCTCGTCGGTGTGGACTGTTTCATGATGTTGGAAAAGCAGCAGACCATGAGATGGAAGGGGGGCATCCTGCTGTCGGTGCCCAGTTGTTGAAACGATATGGAGAGTCGCAGGAAGTTGTACATGCGGCGGCGGGGCACCATGATGATATCCGCCCTGATTATATCTATACCGTTTTAGTAGCCGCCGCTGATGCGTGTTCTGCTTCACGTCCGGGAGCACGTCGAGATACACTTGAGAAATACGTTCGGCGTTTGGAAGAGTTGGAAACACTCGTTTGTGGATTTCCAGGCGTCGACCATACCTATGCCATTCAAGCGGGTCGAGAAGTACGTGTAATCGTAGATTCAGATCAGGTGAATGATCGTGAAGCAGCAAAAATGTGTAAAGACATCGCAAAGGCGATCGAGGAGACATTAACGTATCCAGGTGAAGTTCGTGTGACAGTCATGCGAGAATCGCGTACAATTGAATACGCACGTTAA
- a CDS encoding thiol-disulfide oxidoreductase DCC family protein: MNHQFEIEAFYDGACPLCRREINMIHRLDKQNKILFTDISDSSLDVHSLGKSYDQLMSEMHARLPDGRWITGVEVFRRLYTSVGFRYLVLPTRLPVISQSLDFIYRIFAKKRLSMTGRCNNENSACQATDQKNEVEI, translated from the coding sequence ATGAATCATCAATTTGAGATCGAAGCATTTTATGATGGTGCATGCCCTTTATGCCGACGTGAAATAAATATGATTCATCGCCTGGACAAACAAAACAAAATTCTCTTTACCGATATATCTGATTCGAGTCTTGATGTTCATTCTTTAGGAAAGTCTTATGATCAACTGATGAGTGAGATGCATGCACGGTTACCTGATGGAAGATGGATTACAGGAGTTGAAGTGTTTCGCCGGCTCTATACTTCAGTTGGTTTTCGGTACCTTGTATTACCGACCAGATTGCCTGTGATTTCTCAATCCCTGGATTTTATCTATCGTATCTTTGCGAAAAAAAGATTAAGTATGACTGGGCGATGCAACAATGAAAATAGTGCTTGCCAAGCCACTGATCAAAAAAATGAGGTGGAAATTTGA